The following proteins are encoded in a genomic region of Phycisphaera sp.:
- the sdhA gene encoding succinate dehydrogenase flavoprotein subunit translates to MQNQQRVIVVGGGLAGLAATVRIAEAGIPVDLFSMVPVKRSHSVCAQGGINACNEVARQQGYSEYQHFDETIYGGDYLADQGPVLEMANFAPKVIDLLDRMGVPFNRTNEGQRDLRLFGGSLFKRTHFAGATTGQQLLYALDEQTRRYEASGLVKKYEFWEFLWPVIEGEVSGTEGDGRCVGIVAQDMRTMQTRAFRGASVVMATGGCGLVFGKSTNSIICTGGAASRCYQAGAWYGNGEMIQVHPTAIPGADKCRLMSESARGEGGRVWVPSKKGDDRKPADIPESERWYFLEERYPKYGNLVPRDIATREIFDVCVNDGMGVAGQNQVYLDLTHKDPDYLTRKLGGIMEIYEKFAGEDPRFTPMRIFPAVHYSMGGMWTQYTPGSYSPETPHREHKPGMVAPVDTEPGRGMALGDPKNMMTNIPGLYAFGEVNFAYHGATRLGANALLSCIFDGLYCGQGVVNHVTQGDPADRPVEKVDQSIYDQAVEREQAKADRLLDTVEGAEASDDTNPYLIGKEMGEVMEASCTVVKTAERLNKTLDTLAGLRERFSRARLSDAAAWTNQSLSYSRAVGDMLILAEMIAKCSLLREESRGSHYRTDFPDRDDERFLKTTVASFDGGAHGVEQHEIGYRDVQTMLVKPRPRTYGKVEEDAPEKKGPTASGDPATARTDPEPAST, encoded by the coding sequence ATGCAGAATCAACAGCGTGTGATTGTCGTCGGTGGTGGCCTGGCCGGTTTGGCCGCCACGGTGCGTATTGCAGAGGCGGGCATCCCCGTCGACCTCTTCAGCATGGTGCCCGTCAAGCGCAGCCACAGCGTGTGCGCCCAAGGCGGCATCAACGCTTGCAATGAGGTCGCCCGCCAGCAGGGCTATAGCGAGTACCAGCACTTCGACGAGACCATCTACGGTGGCGACTACCTGGCCGACCAGGGCCCGGTGCTGGAGATGGCCAACTTCGCGCCCAAGGTCATCGACCTGCTCGACCGCATGGGCGTGCCGTTCAACCGGACCAACGAGGGCCAACGCGACCTGCGCCTGTTCGGCGGCTCGCTCTTCAAGCGCACGCACTTCGCCGGTGCGACTACCGGGCAGCAGCTCCTCTACGCGCTCGACGAGCAGACCCGCCGCTACGAGGCGTCGGGCTTGGTCAAGAAGTACGAGTTCTGGGAGTTCCTCTGGCCGGTGATCGAGGGCGAGGTCAGCGGGACTGAAGGCGACGGCCGCTGCGTAGGCATCGTTGCCCAGGACATGCGCACGATGCAGACCCGCGCCTTCCGCGGCGCGTCGGTCGTCATGGCCACGGGTGGGTGCGGGCTGGTGTTCGGCAAGAGCACCAACAGCATCATCTGCACGGGCGGCGCCGCCAGCCGCTGCTATCAGGCTGGAGCCTGGTACGGCAACGGCGAGATGATCCAGGTCCACCCGACGGCCATCCCCGGGGCCGACAAGTGCCGCCTCATGAGCGAGAGCGCCCGTGGAGAGGGTGGCCGCGTGTGGGTGCCCAGCAAGAAGGGCGACGACCGCAAGCCGGCCGACATCCCCGAGAGCGAACGCTGGTATTTCCTTGAAGAGCGCTACCCCAAATACGGCAACCTCGTGCCCCGCGACATCGCCACGCGCGAGATCTTCGACGTGTGCGTCAACGACGGCATGGGCGTGGCCGGTCAGAACCAGGTCTACCTCGACCTGACCCACAAGGACCCCGACTATCTCACCCGTAAGCTCGGCGGCATCATGGAGATCTACGAGAAGTTCGCTGGCGAGGACCCCCGGTTCACGCCCATGCGCATCTTCCCGGCCGTGCACTACTCGATGGGCGGCATGTGGACGCAGTACACGCCGGGTTCCTATTCGCCCGAGACCCCGCACCGCGAGCACAAGCCCGGCATGGTGGCGCCCGTCGACACCGAGCCCGGCCGCGGCATGGCCTTGGGCGACCCCAAGAACATGATGACCAACATCCCGGGGCTCTACGCCTTCGGCGAGGTCAACTTTGCCTACCACGGCGCGACGCGCCTCGGCGCGAACGCGCTGCTCAGTTGCATCTTCGACGGCCTGTACTGCGGCCAGGGCGTGGTCAACCACGTGACCCAGGGCGACCCCGCCGACCGGCCGGTCGAGAAGGTCGATCAGTCGATTTACGACCAGGCCGTCGAGCGAGAACAGGCCAAGGCCGATCGCCTGCTCGACACCGTCGAGGGTGCCGAGGCCAGCGACGATACCAACCCCTACCTCATCGGCAAGGAAATGGGTGAGGTCATGGAGGCCTCATGCACGGTCGTTAAGACCGCCGAGCGGCTGAACAAGACGCTCGACACGCTGGCCGGCCTGCGGGAGCGTTTTAGTCGCGCTCGGTTGTCCGACGCGGCGGCCTGGACGAACCAATCGCTCAGCTACAGCCGAGCGGTGGGCGACATGCTCATCCTGGCCGAGATGATCGCCAAGTGCAGCCTGCTGCGTGAAGAGAGCCGCGGCTCGCACTACCGCACCGACTTCCCCGACCGCGATGACGAGCGGTTCCTTAAGACGACCGTCGCGAGTTTCGATGGTGGCGCTCACGGGGTCGAACAGCACGAAATCGGTTATCGGGATGTGCAGACCATGCTGGTCAAGCCGCGCCCCCGCACGTATGGCAAGGTGGAAGAAGATGCACCCGAGAAGAAGGGCCCGACCGCATCCGGTGATCCGGCAACGGCCCGGACCGATCCGGAGCCCGCATCGACATAA
- a CDS encoding SDR family oxidoreductase — MGVLDGKVALIVGIANERSYAWHIAKALIDHGATCAYTCLPGEKNERRTQRAVKALPGEGGTEPLIIPMDAASDSDIDSAISAFESRHKAMHVLVHSIAYADREYLAHGKFVETPRDAFLSAIDISAYTLLGLSRRCRDVLAKEGGSVMAMSYYGAEKVVPGYNIMGVAKATLEATARYLAGDLGAQNIRVNTISGGYLRTLASSAVGGADKISEQNLERSPLKRNVEGGDVGNTAVYLASDLSAGVTGENIYVDCGANIVGV; from the coding sequence ATGGGTGTGTTGGATGGGAAGGTCGCTCTGATCGTCGGGATCGCGAACGAGCGGTCGTACGCCTGGCACATCGCCAAGGCCCTGATCGACCACGGCGCGACCTGCGCGTATACCTGCCTGCCGGGTGAGAAGAACGAGCGGCGTACCCAGCGGGCGGTGAAAGCGCTGCCCGGGGAGGGCGGGACCGAACCGCTCATCATCCCTATGGACGCCGCGAGCGACTCCGACATCGATTCGGCGATCTCGGCCTTCGAGTCTCGCCACAAGGCGATGCACGTGCTCGTCCACTCCATCGCCTACGCCGACCGCGAATACCTCGCCCACGGCAAGTTCGTCGAGACGCCACGCGATGCGTTCCTGAGCGCGATCGATATCTCGGCCTACACCCTGCTGGGGCTGAGCCGCCGCTGCCGCGATGTGCTTGCCAAAGAGGGTGGTTCGGTCATGGCGATGAGCTATTACGGCGCTGAGAAGGTCGTCCCGGGCTACAACATCATGGGCGTGGCCAAGGCCACGCTCGAAGCCACGGCCCGCTACCTCGCCGGCGACCTCGGGGCCCAGAACATCCGGGTGAACACCATCTCGGGCGGCTACCTCCGCACGCTGGCCTCCAGCGCCGTGGGTGGGGCCGACAAGATCAGCGAGCAGAACCTCGAACGCTCGCCCCTGAAGCGGAACGTGGAGGGCGGCGACGTGGGTAACACGGCCGTTTATCTGGCCAGCGACCTGAGCGCGGGCGTGACCGGCGAGAACATCTACGTCGATTGTGGCGCCAATATTGTCGGGGTTTGA
- the sdhB gene encoding succinate dehydrogenase iron-sulfur subunit: MSSSTATKSQSDRQPVAGRLVRFNIKRCEGPGKTSRWESFNVPTEPGSNVISCLQWIAAHPTTVEGKKTTPVVWDSGCLEEVCGSCTMLVNGQVRQSCSALIDNIAPGEGDEITLEPMSKFPVMRDLWVDRQRMFQALERVKAWVPIDGSYNLGSGPKESPDQQATRYVLSTCMSCGCCLEACPQYNLEEDPEKWPTSFIGAHALSQTRLFNEHETGKRLKKDRLDVLMGPGGVSDCGNAQNCVKVCPKEIPLTESIAADGRAVTMHAITSWFRR, from the coding sequence ATGTCCAGTAGTACCGCAACCAAGTCCCAGAGCGATCGCCAGCCCGTTGCCGGGCGCTTGGTCCGGTTCAACATCAAACGCTGCGAGGGGCCGGGCAAGACGTCGCGGTGGGAGAGCTTCAACGTCCCGACCGAGCCGGGCTCGAACGTCATCTCGTGCCTGCAGTGGATCGCCGCCCATCCCACGACGGTCGAGGGCAAGAAGACCACGCCGGTGGTATGGGATTCGGGCTGCCTGGAAGAGGTCTGCGGCTCATGCACCATGCTCGTGAACGGCCAGGTCCGCCAATCCTGCTCGGCTCTCATCGACAACATTGCGCCGGGCGAGGGCGACGAGATCACGCTCGAACCCATGAGTAAGTTCCCGGTGATGCGGGATCTGTGGGTCGATCGCCAGCGGATGTTCCAAGCACTCGAGCGCGTGAAGGCCTGGGTACCCATCGACGGCTCGTACAACCTGGGCTCGGGCCCCAAGGAGAGCCCCGACCAGCAGGCAACGCGGTACGTCCTCTCGACGTGCATGTCGTGCGGTTGCTGCCTGGAGGCCTGCCCGCAGTACAACCTGGAAGAAGACCCCGAGAAGTGGCCAACCAGCTTCATCGGTGCCCACGCTCTCAGCCAGACGCGGCTGTTCAACGAGCACGAGACCGGCAAGCGGCTCAAGAAGGATCGCCTCGACGTCCTGATGGGCCCGGGTGGCGTCTCGGATTGCGGCAACGCCCAAAACTGCGTCAAGGTTTGCCCAAAGGAAATCCCGCTCACCGAATCGATCGCGGCCGACGGCAGGGCGGTGACGATGCACGCAATCACGTCGTGGTTCCGGCGGTAG
- a CDS encoding DUF1844 domain-containing protein gives MADQDNEPKLIIDSDWKNQAEAERQKLADQEKEKAEQATERELPPADIMGIVQILATQALLYMGAFPDPQTGRAMVAMDLAKFHVDLLGTLEEKTKGNLSDEEAETVKQTAHELRLQFVEVNKAVDKAIAEGRAQQVDASPAGGMGGAGQGPGISGV, from the coding sequence GTGGCCGACCAGGATAACGAGCCGAAGCTGATCATCGATTCCGACTGGAAGAACCAGGCCGAGGCCGAGCGGCAGAAGCTCGCCGACCAGGAAAAGGAAAAGGCCGAGCAGGCCACCGAGCGGGAACTCCCCCCCGCCGACATCATGGGAATCGTCCAGATCCTCGCGACCCAGGCCCTGCTCTACATGGGGGCCTTTCCCGATCCCCAGACCGGGCGGGCGATGGTCGCCATGGACCTGGCCAAGTTCCACGTCGACCTGCTTGGCACCCTCGAAGAAAAGACCAAGGGCAACCTGTCAGACGAGGAAGCCGAGACCGTAAAGCAGACTGCCCACGAGCTCCGGCTTCAGTTCGTCGAGGTCAACAAGGCCGTCGACAAGGCGATCGCCGAGGGCCGCGCCCAGCAGGTCGACGCCAGCCCGGCAGGCGGTATGGGTGGTGCAGGCCAGGGTCCGGGAATCTCGGGCGTCTGA
- the nadC gene encoding carboxylating nicotinate-nucleotide diphosphorylase has translation MEENTTTTSAEDWYKELVSSGITRRLLEICRDEDLGPDHQDPTAMLMVDAAERSEAWVVAREPGIICGLQAIGDVLDVLAPTTLFRDLAQDGENIDQGKRLGALLGPRREILAAERTLLNLLGRLSGVATQTSRYVNAVGESLTQVVDTRKTTPGLRQLEKYAVRCGGGQNHRMGLHDAVLIKDNHLVGMTPSEAAERVASVAVDARDRFELAFVEVEVDTLDQLEAMLALDEGAIDIILLDNMGVEQLAQAVEMRNAKGRLPLLEASGGIELAGMGDVARTGVDRISVGALTHHAVWLDIGLDAGVPT, from the coding sequence GTGGAAGAGAACACGACGACAACTTCGGCCGAGGACTGGTACAAAGAACTGGTCTCCTCGGGCATCACCCGGCGTCTGCTGGAGATCTGCCGGGATGAGGACCTGGGACCCGACCATCAGGACCCCACGGCCATGCTGATGGTCGATGCTGCCGAGCGGTCCGAGGCCTGGGTGGTGGCCCGCGAGCCGGGGATCATCTGTGGCCTGCAGGCGATCGGCGACGTGCTGGACGTGCTGGCCCCGACGACGCTCTTCCGTGATCTGGCCCAGGACGGCGAGAACATCGACCAGGGCAAGCGGCTCGGGGCGCTGCTCGGGCCGCGGCGGGAGATCCTGGCAGCCGAACGCACGCTGCTCAACCTGCTCGGCCGTCTGAGTGGCGTGGCGACCCAGACCTCGCGGTACGTCAACGCGGTGGGTGAGTCGCTCACCCAAGTGGTCGATACGCGCAAGACCACGCCCGGCTTGCGACAACTCGAGAAGTACGCCGTACGCTGCGGCGGTGGCCAGAACCACCGCATGGGGCTGCATGATGCCGTACTGATCAAGGACAATCACCTTGTGGGCATGACGCCAAGCGAAGCGGCCGAAAGGGTCGCCAGTGTGGCCGTCGATGCGAGGGATCGCTTCGAGTTGGCGTTCGTCGAGGTCGAGGTCGACACGCTCGATCAACTCGAAGCCATGCTCGCGCTCGACGAGGGAGCCATCGACATCATCCTGCTGGACAACATGGGCGTAGAGCAACTGGCCCAGGCCGTGGAGATGCGCAACGCCAAGGGCAGGCTGCCGCTGCTCGAGGCCTCCGGTGGCATCGAACTCGCTGGCATGGGCGACGTGGCGCGCACCGGAGTCGACAGGATCTCCGTGGGTGCGTTGACGCACCACGCGGTGTGGTTGGACATTGGCTTGGATGCGGGTGTACCAACGTGA
- a CDS encoding AhpC/TSA family protein, translated as MTTRQTPNALMLAALSMGVAAFVFTGCEEQPSDASGTAATAPSAASDEGGNQMAELPEIPTAGRPLAIELQAKKAGFAERAPDDLKELYDDGLRAVVEAGVVENAKSMGDQAPNFTLTNQTGGEVSLEGLLEQGPVVLLWYRGGWCPYCNLTLAAYQERLDDIRAQGATLVALTPELPDRSISTAEKNELDFQVLSDVGNDVARQYGVVFELTEGVHANYEQAFGMSEHNGDDSGELPLAATYVIDQSGTIRWAFLDADYRNRAEPEDVVTVLEGLSGETGGG; from the coding sequence ATGACCACGCGACAAACACCCAACGCTCTCATGCTGGCCGCGCTCTCGATGGGCGTGGCCGCGTTCGTGTTCACCGGCTGCGAGGAGCAGCCCTCGGATGCCAGCGGGACCGCTGCCACGGCACCATCCGCCGCGAGCGACGAAGGGGGAAACCAGATGGCCGAATTGCCCGAGATCCCGACCGCCGGCCGCCCGCTGGCCATCGAACTCCAGGCCAAGAAGGCCGGCTTCGCCGAGCGGGCGCCCGACGACCTCAAGGAGCTCTACGACGACGGGTTGCGAGCCGTGGTCGAAGCCGGCGTGGTCGAGAACGCCAAGAGCATGGGCGACCAGGCTCCCAACTTCACGCTGACCAACCAGACCGGCGGGGAGGTCTCGCTCGAAGGCCTGCTGGAGCAGGGCCCGGTCGTGCTGCTCTGGTACCGTGGCGGCTGGTGCCCGTATTGCAACCTCACGCTGGCCGCCTACCAGGAGCGGCTCGATGACATCCGAGCTCAGGGCGCGACGCTGGTCGCGCTGACTCCCGAGCTCCCCGATCGATCGATCAGCACCGCGGAGAAGAACGAGCTCGATTTCCAGGTTCTCAGCGACGTGGGCAATGACGTGGCCCGCCAGTACGGCGTGGTCTTCGAGCTCACCGAGGGCGTGCACGCGAACTACGAGCAAGCGTTCGGCATGAGCGAGCACAACGGCGACGACTCGGGCGAGTTGCCCCTGGCGGCGACGTACGTGATCGACCAATCGGGCACCATCCGCTGGGCGTTCCTCGATGCCGATTATCGGAATCGGGCCGAACCGGAGGATGTCGTGACCGTGCTCGAGGGCCTGAGCGGCGAGACCGGCGGCGGATAA
- a CDS encoding biotin--[acetyl-CoA-carboxylase] ligase: MLDQTPSTQGDARLLCNGRAGLAVVGKRQVAGRGRQGRSWDDGGGASLSMSMVVHASLPAAGLSLAVGLGVIEACESLGDPDLGLKWPNDVVARASGVRGRKLAGVLIEADRSVAIVGVGLNVSTPDDQWPAEFDQSAVSLAQLGVEVDRPAAAAAVLDGVSRWLDAPPTAIGERWLEVGTLRGERCRFRVEGQPVVGVVVDMDKQWRLVLETDHGSRVRIDAAHAHLEESRPVGS; this comes from the coding sequence GTGCTCGACCAGACGCCATCGACGCAGGGCGATGCGAGGCTGCTGTGCAACGGGCGAGCCGGGCTCGCCGTGGTTGGCAAGCGTCAGGTCGCGGGCCGGGGGAGGCAGGGCCGCTCGTGGGACGACGGGGGCGGGGCCTCGCTCTCGATGAGCATGGTTGTTCACGCGAGCCTGCCCGCGGCCGGCTTGTCGCTGGCGGTGGGGCTCGGTGTCATCGAGGCCTGCGAGTCCTTAGGCGATCCAGATCTCGGGCTGAAGTGGCCCAACGACGTGGTGGCGCGAGCCAGCGGCGTGCGCGGGCGGAAGCTCGCGGGCGTGCTCATCGAGGCGGATCGGTCGGTTGCGATCGTTGGAGTCGGTCTGAACGTATCGACCCCAGACGACCAGTGGCCGGCGGAGTTTGATCAATCGGCCGTAAGCCTGGCACAACTGGGCGTGGAGGTCGATCGACCAGCAGCCGCGGCGGCGGTGCTCGATGGCGTCTCACGATGGTTGGACGCACCTCCGACGGCCATCGGCGAGCGTTGGCTTGAGGTTGGCACGCTGCGAGGCGAGCGGTGCCGATTCCGTGTCGAGGGGCAACCGGTCGTGGGTGTCGTCGTGGACATGGATAAGCAGTGGCGCCTGGTGCTGGAAACCGATCATGGCTCGCGGGTTCGCATCGACGCGGCTCATGCCCACCTCGAAGAATCGCGGCCGGTGGGGAGTTAG